A region of Beijerinckia sp. 28-YEA-48 DNA encodes the following proteins:
- a CDS encoding invasion associated locus B family protein translates to MKTRTRNIIRSAGIAALIAGCVIAQSSSTIFAALAQSLNETFENWQVLCSSQTGPRRCVASQQQAGPQRQRFLAVELIPAAGNTLTGTLALPFDLQAEAGASLQVDDRPIGRPLRVRHCGPAGCLVSLQLDSATTDKLRMGTTLKILATRADNGMPMVYSLSLEGFAAAISRVTVLTR, encoded by the coding sequence ATGAAAACAAGAACACGAAACATTATCCGTTCCGCAGGGATAGCCGCGCTGATCGCCGGTTGCGTCATCGCGCAATCGTCCTCCACAATCTTCGCTGCTTTAGCCCAGTCGCTCAACGAAACCTTCGAGAATTGGCAAGTACTCTGCTCATCACAGACGGGCCCCCGTCGCTGCGTCGCCTCGCAGCAACAGGCCGGCCCCCAGCGACAGCGTTTTCTCGCCGTCGAACTGATCCCAGCAGCGGGCAATACACTGACCGGCACCCTGGCCCTGCCCTTTGACCTGCAGGCTGAGGCAGGCGCCAGCTTGCAGGTCGATGACCGGCCGATCGGCCGCCCCCTGCGTGTGCGCCATTGCGGGCCCGCTGGCTGCCTCGTATCCCTGCAACTCGATTCCGCCACCACCGATAAACTGCGCATGGGAACGACGCTGAAAATCCTCGCCACGCGCGCCGATAACGGCATGCCGATGGTCTATTCCCTGTCGCTGGAGGGCTTTGCCGCCGCGATCAGCCGGGTCACGGTGTTGACCCGCTAA
- a CDS encoding autotransporter domain-containing protein → MVFAPGEAVAACSSTAPTTGTTVTCDTSAPNPWTTAIQAAAASSNVTVNVLSGAQLTVNGANAIGLFTSSSATNSGTLTISGNGSTGIYAEGDGNQLTNATGGLIQTSSANVNAVAVIGNGNALLNNGTITTQNGQSRGLAVLIANPGDSSNGNTLTNNGSITTQGTQSHGMYVQTGNDSVFVNNSTITTNGGGARAIYSTGARALITNNGTLLTTGSNGGGSVNNTVYMQGSSNHLINNGTIEARGANADAVFSNTAGANFSALIENNAGAKIISAAGPAIRTLNGPTTIINAGLISGLEAIRGGNGNVTFRLQTGSQVIGAANGGAGNNVVELEGTGRVDNPFTNFGTMRMNGTAWTWAGTGDFRDVFISSGALTLENNVTGNMNIAAGTQLLAGNGFNPSIGPAPGAPPITVTNAGTIDLTNGGAPAANSLTINGNYVGQGGMLNLRSVLAGDGAASDRLIISGGTASGSTGVSVANFNGAGAATLTDGIMLVQATNGASTTPGAFSLNGGSISAGAYQYYLFHGGVSAGSAQNWYLRSTLVTPPPSPDPSVPPTPIPEPAPGTPPLPPAPPPGSAPIPLFRPEVALYSAVPQVAREMSLAMLSTFHQRNGEQALVRAGTVTGDGLTLPTVWARVFGEHTNLRWSGATLPQFDGRISGFQAGLQLLGVDYGGHRDVFGAFAGYARASGGVRGFASGFVGLPVGQLGLESSSVGAYWTHIGPGGWYVDGVLMGAWYSGSQTSYRGIGAQTNGRGITASLETGYPIALPGNLTLEPQAQFVWQRLQFDATRDAVSYITQKPVDAAMGRVGVRLQGQWEVGSALLMPYLRVGLRHDFRGTDLLVFDGIDAIPTRRGGTSAEVGGGFVLRMNKMVSAFATADYRGGGGGTYRRSYGGTLGLRVSW, encoded by the coding sequence GTGGTTTTCGCGCCCGGTGAGGCAGTGGCGGCCTGTAGTTCGACCGCTCCGACCACCGGAACCACGGTGACGTGCGACACGTCGGCGCCCAATCCATGGACCACCGCTATTCAGGCCGCAGCCGCCAGTAGCAATGTCACGGTCAACGTGTTGTCTGGTGCGCAGCTGACGGTGAATGGCGCCAATGCGATCGGTCTGTTCACGTCGAGTAGCGCAACGAACAGCGGAACGTTGACGATCAGCGGCAATGGCAGCACCGGAATTTATGCCGAAGGCGACGGCAATCAGCTGACCAATGCGACCGGCGGTCTCATTCAGACGTCGAGCGCAAACGTCAATGCCGTTGCGGTGATCGGTAACGGCAACGCGCTGCTCAACAACGGCACTATCACCACGCAGAACGGCCAATCGCGCGGCCTTGCCGTGTTGATCGCGAACCCGGGCGACAGCAGCAATGGCAATACGCTGACGAATAACGGTTCGATCACGACCCAGGGAACGCAATCGCACGGCATGTATGTGCAGACCGGCAATGATAGCGTCTTCGTCAACAATAGTACGATCACCACCAACGGTGGTGGCGCGCGCGCGATCTATTCGACTGGCGCGCGGGCGTTGATCACCAACAACGGCACATTGTTGACGACGGGCTCGAACGGCGGTGGTTCTGTCAATAATACCGTCTACATGCAGGGCAGTTCGAACCACCTCATCAACAATGGAACGATCGAGGCGCGCGGCGCCAATGCCGATGCTGTATTTTCCAATACTGCGGGCGCCAATTTCTCGGCGTTGATCGAAAATAATGCAGGTGCGAAGATCATTAGCGCAGCGGGGCCGGCGATCCGCACGCTCAACGGCCCGACGACCATTATCAACGCGGGCCTGATCAGCGGTCTTGAAGCGATCCGCGGTGGAAATGGTAATGTAACGTTTCGCTTGCAGACCGGCTCGCAGGTGATCGGAGCGGCCAATGGCGGCGCCGGCAACAATGTGGTGGAGCTCGAAGGCACCGGCCGGGTCGACAATCCGTTCACCAATTTCGGCACGATGCGGATGAACGGTACGGCCTGGACCTGGGCTGGCACAGGCGATTTCCGTGATGTGTTCATCAGCTCCGGCGCGTTGACGCTGGAAAATAACGTCACCGGAAATATGAACATCGCTGCCGGCACGCAGCTTCTGGCAGGCAATGGGTTCAATCCGTCGATTGGTCCAGCACCGGGCGCGCCACCGATTACCGTCACCAATGCCGGCACGATCGATCTCACCAACGGTGGGGCACCGGCAGCTAATAGCCTGACCATCAATGGCAACTATGTTGGTCAAGGCGGTATGCTCAATCTGCGCAGCGTTCTTGCCGGCGACGGCGCGGCGTCTGATCGGTTGATTATTTCTGGCGGCACCGCTTCTGGTTCGACAGGCGTGTCGGTGGCCAACTTCAATGGCGCTGGCGCAGCCACACTGACCGACGGCATCATGCTGGTGCAGGCGACGAACGGTGCTTCTACGACGCCCGGCGCCTTTTCGCTCAATGGCGGCTCGATCTCCGCTGGCGCCTATCAGTATTATCTGTTCCATGGTGGCGTCTCGGCGGGGAGCGCCCAGAATTGGTATCTGCGTTCGACGCTGGTGACGCCGCCCCCGTCGCCTGACCCGTCGGTCCCGCCGACACCGATCCCCGAGCCGGCACCGGGCACGCCGCCACTGCCGCCGGCACCACCGCCGGGCTCGGCGCCTATTCCGCTCTTCCGCCCCGAGGTCGCGCTCTACTCCGCAGTGCCGCAAGTGGCGCGCGAGATGAGCCTCGCCATGCTCAGCACTTTCCATCAGCGCAACGGTGAGCAGGCTTTAGTGCGTGCTGGAACGGTGACCGGTGATGGTCTCACTTTGCCGACGGTGTGGGCACGGGTTTTTGGCGAACATACAAATTTGCGCTGGTCGGGCGCGACCTTGCCGCAGTTCGATGGTCGGATCAGCGGTTTCCAGGCTGGGCTGCAGCTTCTCGGGGTCGACTATGGCGGCCATCGTGATGTCTTCGGCGCGTTCGCTGGTTATGCGCGCGCCTCGGGCGGCGTGCGTGGCTTTGCGTCCGGCTTCGTCGGCCTGCCGGTCGGGCAGCTCGGGCTTGAGAGCAGCAGCGTCGGCGCCTACTGGACACATATCGGTCCTGGCGGCTGGTATGTCGACGGCGTGTTGATGGGGGCGTGGTACAGCGGCAGCCAGACATCTTATCGCGGCATCGGTGCGCAAACCAATGGGCGCGGTATCACGGCTTCGCTCGAGACCGGCTATCCGATCGCGTTGCCTGGTAACTTGACCCTTGAGCCGCAGGCGCAATTCGTTTGGCAGCGACTGCAGTTCGACGCGACGCGTGATGCGGTGTCTTATATCACGCAGAAGCCGGTCGATGCTGCGATGGGCCGGGTTGGCGTGCGCCTGCAGGGGCAGTGGGAGGTCGGCTCGGCGTTGCTCATGCCCTATCTACGGGTCGGCTTGCGCCATGATTTCCGCGGCACGGATCTGCTGGTGTTCGATGGAATTGACGCGATACCGACTCGGCGTGGTGGGACATCGGCGGAAGTCGGCGGTGGATTTGTGCTGCGCATGAACAAGATGGTCAGTGCCTTTGCGACCGCCGATTATCGGGGCGGTGGCGGCGGTACCTATCGTCGTAGCTACGGCGGTACGCTGGGCTTGCGCGTCAGCTGGTAA
- a CDS encoding YidB family protein, whose product MASRGFPSLTALLGLLAVAGYQNRDKIAEIINNFGKGGAPGQIPGQQPQSLPPGQTASAPGQPSAGPLSGLDKLLAGVGGAAGAGGLLSGGLGELIEQFKNNGQGKVADSWVGTGQNEEISPPNLQSVLGPEITKAIAQATGMSEQEILQRLSTVLPSAVDQYTPGGRLPQS is encoded by the coding sequence ATGGCCTCCCGTGGTTTCCCTTCCCTCACCGCTCTGCTCGGCCTGCTGGCCGTAGCTGGCTACCAGAACCGCGACAAGATCGCGGAGATCATCAATAACTTCGGCAAGGGCGGAGCGCCGGGTCAGATCCCGGGCCAACAGCCGCAAAGCCTACCGCCAGGGCAAACCGCAAGCGCCCCCGGCCAGCCGTCCGCTGGTCCCCTGTCCGGTCTCGACAAATTGCTGGCCGGCGTTGGCGGCGCCGCGGGCGCAGGTGGTCTCCTCTCCGGCGGGCTCGGCGAACTGATCGAGCAATTCAAGAACAATGGTCAAGGCAAGGTCGCTGACTCCTGGGTTGGCACCGGCCAGAACGAAGAGATTTCGCCGCCCAATCTGCAAAGCGTATTAGGCCCCGAAATCACCAAAGCCATCGCTCAGGCGACGGGCATGTCGGAGCAAGAAATTCTGCAGCGCCTGTCGACTGTTCTGCCGTCGGCGGTCGATCAATATACCCCCGGCGGTCGCCTGCCTCAGTCTTGA
- a CDS encoding GlsB/YeaQ/YmgE family stress response membrane protein, whose amino-acid sequence MGIIWTIIIGFVAGVIAKFIVPGPNDPQGFILTTILGIVGAFAATFLGQAMGFYQAGQGAGLIGAIVGAIIVLVLWGMVAGRRA is encoded by the coding sequence ATGGGCATTATCTGGACCATCATCATCGGCTTCGTTGCCGGCGTGATCGCGAAGTTCATCGTCCCCGGCCCCAATGACCCGCAAGGCTTCATCCTAACAACCATTCTGGGTATCGTCGGCGCCTTTGCCGCCACCTTTCTCGGCCAAGCAATGGGCTTTTATCAGGCTGGCCAGGGTGCTGGCCTCATCGGCGCGATCGTCGGCGCGATTATTGTGCTCGTCTTGTGGGGCATGGTCGCTGGCCGACGGGCCTGA
- a CDS encoding DUF3597 domain-containing protein yields the protein MGIFSRIASAIFGSPAKADEAPANPAAAGGAPAGATVAQAGGAAAGAATAAAPMTLDQVQALIAKIADSSGHSNYNWKQSIVDLMKLLNLDSSLASRKELAEELGYKGALDGSAEMNLWLHKQVMEKLAASGGVVPDSLK from the coding sequence ATGGGTATCTTCAGCCGTATCGCTTCCGCCATTTTCGGATCTCCCGCCAAGGCGGACGAAGCTCCGGCCAACCCGGCTGCGGCAGGCGGCGCGCCTGCTGGCGCGACCGTTGCTCAAGCTGGTGGTGCTGCCGCTGGTGCTGCTACCGCAGCGGCGCCGATGACACTCGACCAGGTCCAAGCGTTGATCGCCAAGATCGCGGATAGCTCTGGCCATTCGAACTACAATTGGAAGCAGTCTATCGTCGACCTGATGAAGCTGCTCAACCTCGACTCCAGCCTTGCTTCGCGCAAGGAGCTGGCTGAGGAACTTGGCTATAAAGGCGCACTCGACGGTTCCGCTGAAATGAACCTGTGGCTGCACAAGCAGGTCATGGAAAAGCTGGCGGCCTCCGGCGGTGTCGTGCCCGATAGCCTGAAATAG
- the add gene encoding adenosine deaminase: MNSPGNVPPSRTGIVITDAHRAFFKAIPKVELHCHLLGAVRRDTFFELAKRKPIPITDEEMEAFYTRGEKPIGVLRVLRALDEYILTKADDLHRLAYEYLEDVADHNVRHAEFFWNPTGTVRVSHIPYADAQRAIVTAIEDAHKDFGITAKLIPSIDREADPEEAVVFVEWMKQNRSDHVAGIGIDYRENDRPPELFWKAYREARVAGFRTTAHAGEFGMPWRNVETAVDLLEVDRIDHGYTAVDNLDFAARCAARGLVFTVVPTNSYYMRTLPPEQWAELHPIRRMPQLGLKIHPNTDDPTLHKVNPSEAWELMFSHFGFAIDDLKNFMLNGIDGAWIDEETKQQWRRDWPAEFDVLAQALPTRPLEA, from the coding sequence ATGAACAGTCCCGGCAACGTTCCGCCCTCCCGCACCGGCATCGTCATCACCGATGCTCATCGCGCCTTCTTCAAGGCCATCCCCAAGGTCGAGCTGCATTGCCATCTCCTCGGCGCGGTGCGGCGCGATACATTTTTTGAACTCGCCAAGCGCAAGCCCATACCGATCACCGACGAGGAGATGGAAGCTTTTTATACCCGTGGCGAGAAGCCCATCGGCGTGCTGCGCGTCTTACGCGCCCTCGACGAATATATCCTGACCAAAGCCGACGATCTGCATCGGCTGGCCTATGAATATCTTGAGGATGTTGCCGACCATAACGTGCGTCACGCGGAATTCTTCTGGAACCCCACGGGTACAGTGCGCGTCTCTCATATTCCCTATGCCGACGCGCAACGAGCCATCGTCACCGCCATCGAGGATGCACACAAAGACTTCGGCATCACCGCAAAGCTCATTCCCAGTATCGATCGCGAGGCAGACCCGGAAGAGGCCGTCGTTTTCGTCGAATGGATGAAGCAAAATCGCTCGGACCATGTGGCCGGCATCGGGATCGACTATCGCGAAAACGATCGTCCGCCCGAACTCTTCTGGAAAGCCTATCGCGAAGCTCGCGTTGCGGGTTTTCGCACGACAGCCCACGCCGGTGAATTCGGCATGCCTTGGCGCAATGTCGAAACGGCGGTCGATCTTCTAGAAGTCGATCGCATCGATCATGGTTATACGGCCGTCGACAATCTTGATTTCGCCGCGCGCTGCGCCGCACGCGGCCTCGTATTCACGGTCGTACCGACCAATTCCTACTACATGCGCACCCTACCGCCTGAACAATGGGCCGAACTCCATCCGATCCGACGCATGCCGCAGCTCGGCCTCAAGATTCATCCCAATACTGATGACCCCACCCTTCATAAGGTGAACCCAAGCGAAGCTTGGGAACTGATGTTTAGCCACTTCGGCTTCGCTATCGACGATCTCAAAAACTTCATGCTCAACGGCATCGACGGCGCCTGGATCGATGAAGAAACCAAACAACAATGGCGCAGGGATTGGCCGGCGGAATTTGATGTTCTGGCGCAGGCATTACCAACGCGCCCGTTGGAGGCTTGA
- a CDS encoding NCS2 family permease encodes MSSSETVVVDTPPPETSRGWLDRYFSLSARQSNLRTETLAGITSFLAAAYLLIVIPSLLSTGGMDRAAATTATMIVFVFGCILMGLYANLPFIVGPGIGGSAILGVTLAATEHVPWQTGLGIACISGVLFLILTLAGARGLIVQLIPTQIKLGLGASIGLFIAMLGFRNAGIVVANAQTNALALGDFSKPGTILALIGLAASVTLQAMKIPGAILWAILIAALAGVPLGVTKVPNAFITWPHDFMPVAFQVDIWGALTLSAIPYLFAFFASEFFSTMGTTLAIGGKAGLLDEHGDLPDINRPFLVDSIAATLGPWMGIPAMTALVESAAGVEVGGRTGLSSIAAAVMFALMLLFVPIALAIPKEATAPALVLIGLSMFSTIRLTHFDDFTDSLPVLLMVLLTLMSNSFGTGIAGGILCYVLVKLLAGRWREVHWGLVILAIPLGIYFWTVVKPH; translated from the coding sequence ATGTCATCTTCGGAAACCGTCGTCGTCGATACGCCCCCGCCTGAAACATCGCGAGGCTGGCTCGATCGATATTTCTCCCTGAGCGCGCGTCAGTCGAACCTGCGCACCGAAACCCTGGCCGGCATCACGTCTTTCTTGGCCGCCGCCTATCTGCTGATTGTCATTCCCTCCCTGCTTTCGACAGGTGGGATGGACCGCGCCGCAGCGACAACAGCAACAATGATCGTCTTCGTGTTCGGCTGCATCCTCATGGGGCTCTACGCCAACCTGCCGTTTATCGTCGGCCCCGGCATTGGCGGTTCGGCTATCCTGGGCGTCACGCTCGCCGCCACCGAACATGTGCCCTGGCAGACCGGGCTGGGCATCGCCTGCATCTCGGGCGTGCTTTTCCTGATCCTCACATTAGCTGGCGCGCGCGGCCTCATCGTCCAGCTCATTCCCACCCAGATCAAGCTCGGCCTCGGCGCCTCAATCGGCCTGTTCATCGCCATGTTGGGGTTTCGCAACGCTGGCATCGTCGTCGCCAACGCCCAAACCAATGCCTTGGCGCTCGGCGATTTTTCCAAACCCGGCACAATTCTAGCCCTGATCGGCCTCGCCGCCTCCGTGACCCTGCAAGCCATGAAAATACCCGGGGCCATTCTTTGGGCCATATTGATCGCCGCCCTCGCCGGCGTACCACTCGGCGTCACGAAAGTGCCCAATGCCTTCATCACCTGGCCGCATGATTTCATGCCGGTGGCTTTCCAGGTCGATATTTGGGGAGCACTCACCCTATCAGCCATCCCCTATCTCTTCGCCTTCTTCGCCTCCGAATTCTTCTCCACCATGGGCACGACCCTGGCGATCGGCGGCAAGGCTGGCTTGCTCGATGAACACGGCGACCTCCCCGACATCAATCGCCCTTTCCTGGTCGACTCCATTGCCGCGACGCTCGGCCCTTGGATGGGAATTCCAGCCATGACGGCACTGGTGGAATCGGCTGCCGGCGTAGAGGTGGGAGGCCGCACCGGGCTCTCGTCCATCGCTGCGGCCGTCATGTTCGCCCTGATGCTTCTGTTCGTCCCCATCGCTTTGGCCATTCCGAAGGAAGCGACGGCGCCGGCTCTGGTGCTCATCGGTCTCTCCATGTTCAGCACCATCAGGCTTACGCATTTCGACGATTTTACCGACTCTCTGCCGGTGCTGCTGATGGTCCTGCTGACCTTGATGTCGAACAGTTTCGGCACCGGCATCGCCGGCGGCATTCTCTGCTACGTATTGGTGAAACTGCTGGCCGGCCGCTGGCGCGAAGTGCACTGGGGCCTTGTCATCCTAGCGATTCCGCTTGGCATCTATTTCTGGACCGTCGTCAAACCGCATTGA
- the metA gene encoding homoserine O-succinyltransferase, translating into MPIKIPDDLPAYDTLNAEGVMVMRETDAVRQDIRPMRIGLLNLMPNKIRTETQIARLLAATPLQVELTLVRMTDHIARNTPADHMRAFYRPWSEMQSDRFDGFLITGAPVERMPFEEVGYWEELQLVLDWTQTHVHRTFTICWGAQAAVHHFHGMPKHALSQKAFGVYRQRNLIPSSPFMRGFSDDFSVPVSRWTETRSADIPLGSGLTVLADSEETGLCLLDDPQRRTLHMFNHVEYDSVSLAEEYARDIENGMQLPSNYFPDNDPQSQPKNRWRSHAHLLFGNWINEIYQTTPFDVARIGSASYF; encoded by the coding sequence ATGCCGATCAAAATTCCCGATGACTTGCCTGCCTATGACACATTGAACGCCGAGGGCGTTATGGTCATGCGTGAGACAGATGCGGTGCGCCAGGACATCCGTCCGATGCGCATCGGGCTGCTCAATCTAATGCCCAACAAGATCCGCACCGAAACGCAGATCGCCCGCCTCCTGGCGGCAACGCCCCTGCAGGTGGAACTCACCTTGGTGCGGATGACCGATCATATCGCCCGCAACACGCCAGCCGATCACATGCGCGCCTTCTATCGCCCGTGGAGTGAAATGCAGTCCGACCGTTTTGATGGCTTTCTGATTACCGGTGCCCCGGTGGAGCGGATGCCCTTTGAAGAAGTCGGCTATTGGGAAGAGTTACAGCTCGTCCTCGACTGGACGCAGACCCACGTGCATCGCACTTTCACCATCTGCTGGGGCGCCCAGGCGGCCGTTCACCATTTCCATGGCATGCCCAAACACGCGCTGTCGCAGAAGGCTTTCGGCGTCTACAGGCAGCGGAACTTGATCCCGTCTTCTCCCTTCATGCGTGGCTTCTCCGACGATTTCTCCGTGCCAGTGTCGCGCTGGACCGAAACGCGCAGCGCCGATATCCCACTTGGCAGTGGCCTCACGGTTTTGGCAGACAGCGAAGAGACCGGCCTGTGCCTGCTCGACGATCCGCAGCGCCGCACCCTGCATATGTTCAACCACGTCGAATATGACTCGGTCTCACTGGCCGAGGAATATGCACGTGACATCGAAAACGGCATGCAATTGCCGAGCAATTATTTTCCAGATAACGACCCGCAGAGCCAACCCAAGAACCGCTGGCGCAGCCATGCCCATCTGCTGTTTGGCAACTGGATCAATGAAATCTACCAAACAACGCCTTTCGATGTCGCTCGCATCGGCAGCGCGTCATATTTCTGA
- a CDS encoding VOC family protein, with the protein MQQQISIITLGVADLARSKRFYGEGFGWSPVFENQEIVFYQMNGLVLGCFLKPSLEADMGRSLATAAGAYSLAHNVGSEAAVLATMDRLALAGGRIICPADAPPHGGFRGYVADPDDHAWEIAFNPAWTIDAQGHVTFGI; encoded by the coding sequence ATGCAACAGCAGATTTCGATCATTACGCTTGGCGTCGCCGATCTGGCGCGCTCGAAGCGTTTCTACGGCGAAGGTTTCGGTTGGTCGCCGGTCTTCGAGAACCAAGAGATCGTCTTCTATCAGATGAATGGTCTCGTACTGGGCTGTTTCCTCAAACCCTCTCTTGAAGCTGATATGGGCCGGTCGTTGGCGACAGCGGCTGGTGCTTATTCATTGGCTCATAATGTGGGGAGCGAGGCAGCGGTGCTGGCGACCATGGACCGGTTGGCGCTGGCCGGGGGGCGTATCATCTGCCCCGCCGATGCTCCGCCCCATGGCGGCTTTCGCGGCTATGTGGCTGATCCCGACGATCATGCCTGGGAGATCGCGTTCAATCCGGCCTGGACGATTGATGCGCAAGGGCATGTAACCTTCGGCATCTGA
- a CDS encoding DoxX family protein, with the protein MSLPVAAPAPAGRWKTISLRFLELALALWLVSDGLAKLYGAGQSVQIFDIIGAGQWFRVVTGLLELTAAGLLVTRGMAAFGAILAAAIMIGATSANLLVLDHDALHALVPALIFLILAWIKRGELFSAFTHA; encoded by the coding sequence ATGTCATTGCCTGTCGCCGCCCCGGCGCCTGCCGGCCGCTGGAAAACGATCTCGCTGCGATTTCTTGAACTCGCACTCGCCCTCTGGCTCGTCAGCGACGGGCTCGCCAAGCTCTATGGCGCCGGTCAGTCCGTGCAGATCTTCGATATAATCGGCGCCGGACAATGGTTCCGCGTCGTGACCGGGCTCCTCGAACTCACGGCAGCAGGACTGCTCGTCACACGCGGAATGGCAGCTTTCGGCGCCATCCTTGCTGCGGCCATCATGATCGGCGCCACATCCGCCAATCTTCTAGTTCTCGATCACGACGCCCTTCATGCGCTCGTCCCAGCGCTGATCTTTCTCATCCTCGCCTGGATCAAACGCGGCGAGTTGTTCTCGGCTTTCACTCACGCCTGA
- a CDS encoding DoxX family protein, whose product MSVSAITTKSVYRYRWKTIGFWALGIALALLFVGAGVAKLYGTADMVQLFATIGIGQWLRYFTGAMEIVIGLTLLYPATVGLGALLGAITMAFATLANVSIGHDPIHSTVIAIAFLAIAWERRSQLVALADGV is encoded by the coding sequence ATGTCCGTCTCGGCTATCACCACCAAATCCGTCTATCGATATCGCTGGAAAACCATTGGATTCTGGGCACTTGGTATCGCCCTCGCTCTCCTTTTCGTGGGCGCCGGCGTGGCCAAGCTCTACGGCACCGCTGATATGGTGCAATTGTTCGCCACCATCGGCATCGGCCAATGGCTGCGCTATTTCACCGGAGCGATGGAAATCGTCATCGGATTGACGCTGCTGTATCCGGCGACCGTCGGCCTTGGCGCCCTGCTCGGCGCCATCACCATGGCCTTCGCGACCCTCGCCAACGTATCCATCGGCCATGACCCCATCCATTCGACGGTGATCGCCATTGCCTTCCTCGCTATCGCCTGGGAGAGGCGCAGCCAGCTCGTCGCGCTGGCGGACGGCGTCTGA
- a CDS encoding helix-turn-helix domain-containing protein, with translation MEKVTTPECAQAECLREPPPEIAATLAVLDGKWKMLILWQLFRRTCRFNEMRRAIPGVSQHMLTVQLRELEGEGIISRTVFPEVPPRVEYALTEHGRSLGQVMHALYAWGETHLARIAPERRVTTDAPREERV, from the coding sequence ATGGAAAAGGTGACTACCCCGGAATGTGCTCAGGCCGAGTGTCTCCGTGAGCCTCCGCCTGAAATTGCCGCGACGCTCGCCGTTCTCGACGGCAAGTGGAAGATGCTCATTCTCTGGCAATTGTTCCGTCGCACCTGTCGTTTTAACGAAATGCGCCGCGCCATTCCAGGCGTCAGTCAGCACATGCTGACGGTGCAGCTGCGCGAGCTGGAGGGCGAGGGGATCATCAGCCGGACGGTCTTTCCGGAAGTGCCACCGCGTGTCGAATATGCTTTGACTGAACACGGGCGCAGTCTCGGCCAGGTGATGCATGCTCTATATGCGTGGGGCGAGACGCATCTGGCGCGGATCGCGCCGGAACGGCGCGTCACGACGGACGCGCCGCGCGAAGAGCGGGTATGA
- a CDS encoding glutathione binding-like protein, which translates to MKLYYSPGACSLADHIALQEAGLPFESERVDLKAKKTASGADYNAISPKGYVPALALDDGALLTENVAVLDYIAQQAPALGLEGPLGRTRLLEMLAFISSEVHKSFKPFFRNGSDEEKAQASEIINRRAKYIVDNMKGNYLFGDKLSVADCYLFIITLWAEKVGVQLPEALQAFRDRMKARPAVQAVFKSEGLA; encoded by the coding sequence ATGAAACTCTACTACTCCCCCGGCGCTTGCAGCCTGGCCGACCATATCGCTCTTCAAGAAGCGGGCTTGCCGTTTGAAAGTGAACGGGTCGATCTGAAGGCCAAGAAAACCGCCTCGGGTGCGGACTACAATGCCATCTCGCCAAAGGGCTATGTGCCGGCGCTGGCGCTCGACGACGGCGCGCTTCTGACTGAGAATGTCGCGGTGCTCGACTATATCGCCCAGCAGGCTCCGGCGCTGGGGCTCGAAGGGCCGCTCGGCCGGACGCGGCTTCTGGAAATGCTCGCCTTCATCAGCAGCGAGGTTCACAAGAGCTTCAAGCCCTTCTTCCGGAACGGGAGCGACGAAGAGAAAGCCCAGGCCAGTGAGATCATCAACCGCCGCGCCAAATATATCGTCGACAATATGAAGGGAAACTATCTGTTCGGCGACAAGCTGAGCGTTGCGGATTGCTACCTGTTCATCATCACCCTCTGGGCTGAGAAGGTTGGCGTGCAACTACCAGAAGCGCTGCAAGCTTTCCGCGACCGAATGAAGGCGCGTCCCGCCGTTCAAGCGGTCTTCAAGAGCGAAGGTCTGGCGTAA